DNA from Sphingomonas psychrotolerans:
TTATGCCTCTACGAGGTGAGCGCAGACATGCTTCCCCTCATCGTGGAGCTGGGGCTTCAGCCGATGAAGTATGGCGAGGAGGCCCTTGTAGATCTCACGCAGGGCTATGCGCTTCAGGGTAGCCAATACAAATCGCTGCGTCACTCCACCAACAAGGCGGCTGCAGCGGGGCTCGTGTTCGATGTCATTCGAGCCGAGGAGGTTCTGGCGCATGAAGGGCCGCTGCGTCGCGTCTCCGGCGCCTGGCTTGCGGGCAAGGCAGGACCGGAGAAGGGATTCAGCCTCGGCCGTTTCGACATGGGCTATCTGTCGCGTTTCGATTGCGCGATACTGCGCCTCGAGGACGAGATCGTCGCATTCGCCAATATCTGGGAAACACCAAATCGCGAGGAAATGTCGATCGATCTGATGCGGCATCTGCCGGGTACGCCTTACGGCGCGATGGATCTGTTGTTCGTGCGGCTGCTGCAATTGGCGGCGGCGCGCGGGTTTCATCGTTTCAATCTCGGCATGGCACCGCTTTCCGGCCTCCAGGGTGGCACGCTTGCGCCAATCTGGTCGCGATTGGGTGCCGCAGTATATGGGCATGGCGAACGGCTATATGGCTTCTCGGGCCTGCGCGCGTTCAAGAGCAAGTTCGCGCCCCGCTGGATTCCGCGCTATGTAGGAATATCTCCCGGCGTATCGGTGCCCGCTGCGATCGTGGACCTCGCGCATGTCGTTGGTGGCTAACCCGCCAGCGCTGAGCCGCTCTGAAGCCGCCACCATATCCGGGAGTTCCTGGCTAGCCTGAGCAACCGTTCGGCAGCTGTGCGCCCGAAGTCTGTCATTCAGCATCGCCGCGTCGCTGACCGGAAGCGGACGCACGTTCAGGTCCGTTGCGGCCCGCGCTGCCGTTCGGCGGCCGCACCGTTTGGCTGCGCGGCTCCGCGGGGTGGCAGCATTGCGTTCGGCGATCGCGTGCCGCGGGTGCCGATGATGATCGACGGGGCGCGGTTCGAAAGCAGGTCTGCCGATAGCGGAGGACAATGTGGTCGGCGATCTCGGGATCGTCGCGGCGCTCGGCTCGAAGCTGGCGTTCGATCTCAGCTATCGCGGAATCGTTTCGCAGCGCAATCAGGACCACATGGCGAGCGCCGCGCTTGGCTTGCGCTTTTGATCCTCGTGAGAGCGCATCGTCGCTGCGGAAAGGCCCGCCGGATCAGCGTCGCTTCAGCGCCGTAATCGGCCGCGATGCCACCGCCGCCACACGCGACAACACGCCGCTGATCTTCCACGGGAGCGAACCTTCGGCGAATTTACGGAAGGCCCTCGGGATCGGCTGTGGAAAGACGGTGTTGCTCCACGGAACGACGTAAAACTCGCGCTCGATCACATCACCTCCGGTTGAAGGGTCCACCTGCATCAAGGTCCCGTCATAACCGAAGAAATAGCGATAACCGCGGTTCGCACCGAGATCCTGCAAGGTGAGGGTCCGGAATTGCCCGTTGTTGAAGGCGCGATCGGCGAAAATGAGATTGCAGTGCGTGGCTGCGACCAGCTCATAGTCTTGCGACGTCGCGAATTCGTAGATCGACAGGGGAGAATTGCCGCGATTTTTGCCAGGCGCATTCTTGTAGCGAACGTCGATGGGAATTGTCGGATTAAACTCGATGATGACAACCTTGGCGCGATGCCGTTGCACCGATTCCCAGATCGCGAGATCGTCGGAATCGATGTCGATCGAAAGCAGGTCCAGCGGAGTCCCCGAGGGCAGGGAGCGATCGAGGATGTTGTCGAGTGTGTCTTCCCCCGAAGCGCGGACAAAGGCGCACACAAGAGCCATCTCTTCGCGGGTTATATTTCGCTTCAGGTCTTCGAAACGCTCCGCCAGCCCTTCAATGTAACAGCCGGACCAGCCGTTCTCATACATGGCATATGTATTTGACAGGTGCTGGCCGTCCCACGCGCCGAACTCGCAGAAATAGCCGTGTTTGATGCCCTTCCGCTCGAAAAGTTCTCGCAGAATGCCATCCTCGCCATATTGGGAATGCGCACGACGCACAAACAGGCCAAGGTCGACCGGCTCGTCGTTCGTTACAGGCTTGGATGACACCTTAGTCTCCTGAATGGGCAGGCGCCCCTAGCATCGGCTGGCGATTTGCCCAAGGTTATTTGATCAGATCCGGCCCTGATACCGGCCGGCAAGTCGTCCGACAGAAATGCCATCCGTCGACGTCGTTCCGACCTGCCGCCGTCGCACGATGCCGGGCATGGCGAAGCCGTCAGGAACAAGTTCTTTCATGCTGCGCGTTCTGACCGCGCCGCACTGCACTCGTCAAGCGCCGCTGGCCAGCGATGGTGCACATCACTCCGGGCAATGCGCGGACTATGTCGCCGTCAGCAACATGAGCACCGCGTCGATATCGGCCTCGCGATAGGGCTTCTCGATCAGCGGCAGTCTCTCGAAGCCTTCGGGCGCGGCACCGTACCCGCTGGCAAAGGCCACGGGAATACCGCGTCGAAGCAGTGCCGCGGCGATCGGCGTACTGCGCTCGCCCGCGAGATTGATGTCGAGGATCGCGGCGCCCAGTATCTCGTGTTCGGCCAGCGCGAGTCCCTCGGTCAGCCGGCCGGCGGGACCCACGGTCTCGCAGCCCAGCCCCTGCAATATGTCCTCCAGGAACATCGCCACGACCGGTTCGTCCTCCACCACGAGCACGCGCAATCCTCGATAGCCGCTCATTGGGCGCCCCCCTCCGGCAAGGGCGCATCGACCGTGCAGATCAGTCCCTCCCGGCGGAAGTCGATCTTGACCGTGCCGCCCAGTTCGGCCGCAAGGCCGCGTTCGATCATCCGCGTTCCAAAGCCGCGGCGCGCCGGGGTGACGACATCGGGGCCGTCGCGTTCCTGCCAGACGAGCGAAAGCCGCGGGCCGCTGCCGGCCTCGATCTTCGCCCAATGGATGCGCACGCGCCCTTCGGACTGCGACAGCGCGCCGTGCTTGACGGCATTGGTGGCGAGTTCGTGGATCGCGAGCGCGAGGCTGATCGCGGTCTTGGGGAGAATCGGGAGATCGGGTCCGTCGAGTTCGAACCGGCCGGCATCGCGGCCGTGCGGCGCGACGGCGTCGCCGATGATCTGCGCCATCGAAACCGGCCCCCAATGCTCGCGGGTGAGCAGGTTATGCGCCTCGGAAAGTGCGGCGAGCCGGCCTTCGAACGCCTTGCGCGCGATCGCGGGGTCGGTGGCATCCTTGAAGCTCTGCTGGGCGATCCCCTGGACGATCGCCAGCGTGTTCTTGACCCGGTGATTGAGCTCGTCGACCAGCAGCCGCAGATGCGTCTCGGCGCGCTTGGCCTCGGTCATGTCGCGCCCGATCGCGTGGAGCCCGGTCGGCTTGCCGTCGGCGTCGGTGGTCAGGCGCGAGTTGATTTCCCAGATCAGCGGCCGCCCGTCACGGGCACGCACGGTCACCGTCAGCCGGGTGGTGCCGCCCTCGCGCATCTTGCGCTCGAACGCCTCCATGCTGAGCGCGACCTGATCGGGGTCCATGAATTGGCCGATCGTCGCGCCGATTACTTCCTCCTCGGCATAGCCGAGCGACGCGAGCACCGCGGGGTTCACCGAAGTGATCACCTGGTGGAGCGTGGTGGTGATCAGGAAATCGTTCGCCTGCTCGAAGATGGTGCGGAACCGCACTTCGCTCTCGCGAAGCTCCTCCTCGGCGCGCTTGCGCGTAGTTATGTCCAGCGAAACGCCGACGAAGCGGCTGGGGCGGTGGTCGGCATAATCGATCCGGCTGCCATGGCTCTGCAACCAGCGCTCCTCGCCATTGTCGGCGCGGCACACCCGATATTCGATCGTATAGGACTGGCCCGTCGCGAAGCAGCGCTGCGCGGCGCTGCCCGCCATCTCGCGGTCTTCGGGATGGATGCGCTCGATCCAGTCGGCGAAGGTCCCCCGGCTGTCGGGTCGCCGCGGCATGCCGAACAGGTCGAAGCGGTTGGGCGACCATTCGCCGTCCATGGTCTCGAGATCGAGTTCCCAGGTGGCCATGCCGGCGCTTTCGGTGGCGAGGCGCAGGCTCTCCTCGTTCTTGCGCAATTGCGCCTCGGCCTCGCGGCGGCGGGTGACGTCGAGCGTTACCGCGAGCACCCCGAACGGCTCGCCGTCGGGGCGCCGGATCACCGAAACCGAATTGTTGACCCAGACCACGCCGCCGTCCTTGCGGATATAGCGCTTCTCGTGGGTGTAGGGCGTGCCCTCCGCCACGGCGCGATCGAACAGCGGCCGGTTATGAATACGGTCGTCGGGATGGGTGATGTCGAGCATCCGCATCCCCATCAGTTCGTCGCCGCTCCAGCCGGCGATCTGGCAGAAGCGGTCGTTGACCAGAGTGAAGCGCCCATCGAGATCGACTTGCGCAAACCCCGCGGTCGATTGCGCGATGAAGGCCGAAAGTTGCGCCTCGCTGTCGCGCAGCGAGCGCTCGGCCTCCTTGGCTTCGGTCACGTCGTGCGCAACACCAATGAAGCCGATATGCCGCCCATGCGTGTCGCGGCGCGGCGAAGAGGTCGAGCGCAGCCAGCGCCATTCGCCTCTGGCGTTGCGATAGCGGCCTTCGAGCTCGAAGGTCTCCATGCTGGCCTCGCCTGCGATCGATTGCGCCAGCACGCGCGCTGCGTCGTCGGGGTGGATGATCTTGCGCCAGTCGAATGCCAGCGCCTCCTCATAGGGCACGTCGAGAAACGCGACATAGGCGCGGTTGACGAAGCTCCGCGTGCGGTCGAGCCGCGTCACCCACACCACCACCGGCGCGCTGTCCGCGATCATGCGGAACTCGTCCTCGCCAACCGGCAGTGGTTCGTGCCCGGGCTCGGCCTCGCTCATCCTGTGGTACGCGCCCTTCACCTGCTGTCCTGTCTTCGTAGGGGTAACCTTCGGATAATCCAATCGAAACGCTCAGTTTCTCGGCATTGCGAGCACGGCCCGGGCGCGCTTCAGATGCGGCATGTCGAGCATCGCGCCGTCGAGCCCGATCGTGCCCGCGCCCGGGTTCGCCGCGAATGCCGCGACGATCCGCCCGGCGCGCTCGATCTCGGCTTCGGAGGGCGAGAAGGCGCGGTTGATCACCGGGACCTGATCAGGATGGATCGCCATCATCCCGCGGAAGCCGGCGCGGCGCGCTTTGGCGGCCACCTTGGCGAGGCCGTCGAGGTCGCGAAAGTCGCCATGGATCGTCTCGATCGGCGTAACACCGGCGGCAGCGGCGCCCGCCAGCGCCAGCGCGCGGAACAGCTGATAGGGAAAGTCGTATTCGCCATTCTCGTCGCGATTGTCGGTCGCCCCCAATGCCGTGGCACTGTCTTCCGCGCCCCAGGTGAGCGCGGCGAGGCGCGGGCAGCCGGCATAATCGCCGAGCCCGAACAAGGCAGGGGCGGTCTCGGTCGCGACGACGATCGTGCGGATGCCGCCGATCGTCAGGCCGGCG
Protein-coding regions in this window:
- a CDS encoding response regulator — protein: MSGYRGLRVLVVEDEPVVAMFLEDILQGLGCETVGPAGRLTEGLALAEHEILGAAILDINLAGERSTPIAAALLRRGIPVAFASGYGAAPEGFERLPLIEKPYREADIDAVLMLLTAT
- a CDS encoding PAS domain-containing sensor histidine kinase, with the protein product MSEAEPGHEPLPVGEDEFRMIADSAPVVVWVTRLDRTRSFVNRAYVAFLDVPYEEALAFDWRKIIHPDDAARVLAQSIAGEASMETFELEGRYRNARGEWRWLRSTSSPRRDTHGRHIGFIGVAHDVTEAKEAERSLRDSEAQLSAFIAQSTAGFAQVDLDGRFTLVNDRFCQIAGWSGDELMGMRMLDITHPDDRIHNRPLFDRAVAEGTPYTHEKRYIRKDGGVVWVNNSVSVIRRPDGEPFGVLAVTLDVTRRREAEAQLRKNEESLRLATESAGMATWELDLETMDGEWSPNRFDLFGMPRRPDSRGTFADWIERIHPEDREMAGSAAQRCFATGQSYTIEYRVCRADNGEERWLQSHGSRIDYADHRPSRFVGVSLDITTRKRAEEELRESEVRFRTIFEQANDFLITTTLHQVITSVNPAVLASLGYAEEEVIGATIGQFMDPDQVALSMEAFERKMREGGTTRLTVTVRARDGRPLIWEINSRLTTDADGKPTGLHAIGRDMTEAKRAETHLRLLVDELNHRVKNTLAIVQGIAQQSFKDATDPAIARKAFEGRLAALSEAHNLLTREHWGPVSMAQIIGDAVAPHGRDAGRFELDGPDLPILPKTAISLALAIHELATNAVKHGALSQSEGRVRIHWAKIEAGSGPRLSLVWQERDGPDVVTPARRGFGTRMIERGLAAELGGTVKIDFRREGLICTVDAPLPEGGAQ
- a CDS encoding HpcH/HpaI aldolase/citrate lyase family protein, which produces MADPLIARSLLFAPGDSERKLAKAGASGADLVLLDLEDAVAPSNKAAARALVAGHLRSAERAQPQWVRVNPLDSAHALADLAAIVPGRPDGIMLPKATRADAERLHHYLTALEAAAGLTIGGIRTIVVATETAPALFGLGDYAGCPRLAALTWGAEDSATALGATDNRDENGEYDFPYQLFRALALAGAAAAGVTPIETIHGDFRDLDGLAKVAAKARRAGFRGMMAIHPDQVPVINRAFSPSEAEIERAGRIVAAFAANPGAGTIGLDGAMLDMPHLKRARAVLAMPRN